A DNA window from Candidatus Sulfidibacterium hydrothermale contains the following coding sequences:
- the arcC gene encoding carbamate kinase produces the protein MKKLAVVAFGGNALLRAGQKGTIDEQEANAYEAAKKLTKLLKKKYNMVVTHGNGPQVGNIMLANAAGKQVYGIPEMPLDICGAYSQGFIGYVLEQQLRNVLMKQDKDRDIVTLVTQVLVDKNDPAFKNPTKPVGPYYTKEEADAIMKETGAIFKEDARGRGWRKVVASPNPMLIFNQKTIEKIAREGHIVIAVGGGGIPCFYVKENKLQGIDAVIDKDLASSRLAVGIRADKLFILTDIPKVFINFNTPQEKAIDKMSLNEAKRYLEEGQFGEGSMAPKVRAAINFVESTGKDTIITETNLLGVDNGGTRITMV, from the coding sequence ATGAAAAAATTAGCGGTTGTCGCTTTTGGCGGAAACGCCCTTTTAAGGGCCGGACAGAAAGGAACCATTGATGAGCAGGAAGCTAACGCTTATGAAGCTGCTAAAAAATTAACCAAGTTATTAAAGAAAAAATACAATATGGTTGTTACCCATGGCAACGGGCCTCAAGTAGGTAACATTATGCTGGCCAACGCTGCCGGGAAACAAGTGTACGGAATTCCTGAAATGCCATTGGATATTTGCGGGGCCTATTCTCAGGGTTTCATTGGATATGTACTGGAACAACAACTCCGGAATGTGTTGATGAAACAAGATAAAGACCGCGATATTGTAACTTTAGTAACACAGGTTTTAGTAGATAAAAACGACCCGGCTTTTAAAAATCCGACCAAGCCTGTGGGACCTTATTACACTAAAGAAGAAGCGGATGCCATAATGAAAGAAACCGGAGCCATTTTTAAAGAAGATGCCCGGGGAAGAGGATGGCGAAAAGTGGTAGCTTCGCCCAACCCCATGTTGATCTTTAATCAAAAAACCATTGAAAAAATTGCCCGCGAAGGACATATTGTCATTGCAGTGGGCGGTGGCGGGATTCCCTGTTTTTATGTAAAAGAGAACAAGTTACAGGGTATTGACGCCGTGATTGACAAAGATTTGGCTTCTTCAAGATTGGCAGTAGGAATCCGGGCTGATAAATTGTTCATCCTGACTGATATTCCCAAGGTATTTATCAATTTTAATACGCCGCAGGAAAAAGCCATTGATAAAATGAGCCTGAACGAAGCCAAACGTTACCTGGAAGAAGGTCAATTTGGCGAAGGTAGTATGGCACCCAAGGTACGCGCCGCCATTAATTTTGTGGAAAGTACCGGAAAAGACACCATTATCACCGAAACCAATTTGCTGGGTGTAGATAACGGAGGAACACGCATTACCATGGTGTAA
- the gcvP gene encoding aminomethyl-transferring glycine dehydrogenase, translated as MVQNKFLVRHIGPSEEEIIQMLRKLGLSSVEQLIDETIPANIRLKEDLDLEEGMDEYSYLQYIKKRASQNKIFKTYIGLGYYNTIVPPVIMRNVFENPGWYTSYTPYQAEISQGRLEALLNFQTMVADLTGLPLANSSLLDEGTAAAEAMLMLFHARPRAQVKAGANVFLVSANLFPQTLDVLKTRAGSKNIDLQILPDDEFELSEKVFGCMVQYPDKNGQINNYSVLVSRLKEKNIPLAVAADLLSLTLLTPPGEWGADVVFGSSQRFGVPMGYGGPHAAYFATTETYKRQIPGRIIGISKDARGKTALRMALQTREQHIKREKATSNICTAQALLAVMAGFYGVYHGKEGLIKIAEEIHSLTVDLAAALQKYGYNNLNSAYFDTLYLEIPSGVNTGLIRAKALENQINFFYADDRHLGISLDETTRTEDVEKIVSVLADAAGKQKEPVSFGKPEMNLKTALPAPLRRTSDFMTHPVFKKYRSETQMMRYLKSLENKDLALNRTMIPLGSCTMKLNAVSEMMPVSWPEFTDLHPFIPQGQAAGYHAVIEDMERILCEITGFDAVSFMPNSGAAGEYTGLMMIRAYLHSRGEQHRNVCLIPASAHGTNPASSVMAGFQVVVVKTDENGNIDVDDLKQKAEKYKDTLGALMVTYPSTHGVFEEAIREIIEIIHSHGGQVYMDGANMNAQVGLTSPGFIGADVCHLNLHKTFGIPHGGGGPGVGPVGVAAHLKPFLPKHVFVETGGEKGIPAVSSAPYGSALVLLISYGYLKMLGKTGLKEATKMAILNANYLKDSLKDAYPILYTGKNGRVGHEMILDCKAFSKTAGIEVIDIAKRLMDYGFHAPTVAFPVHGTLMVEPTESEPLEELDRFVAAMKAIREEIREVEEEKAERKNNVVSNAPHTADMVIVTDYTLPYSREKAVFPLDWVRENKYFPPVGKIDDAYGDRNLCPCLPVSDYEGPVVEVKEM; from the coding sequence ATGGTTCAAAATAAATTTCTGGTTCGTCATATCGGACCAAGTGAAGAAGAGATTATCCAAATGCTGCGTAAACTGGGACTCTCTTCTGTTGAACAGCTTATCGATGAAACCATTCCTGCCAATATTCGTCTGAAAGAAGATCTTGATCTTGAAGAAGGAATGGACGAATACAGCTACCTGCAGTACATTAAAAAACGGGCTTCTCAAAACAAAATCTTTAAAACCTATATCGGACTGGGGTATTACAACACCATTGTCCCGCCGGTGATTATGCGCAACGTTTTTGAAAACCCGGGATGGTACACCTCTTACACGCCTTATCAGGCCGAAATAAGCCAGGGACGGCTCGAAGCGCTGCTGAATTTCCAGACCATGGTTGCCGACCTTACCGGATTGCCGCTGGCCAACTCTTCGTTGCTCGACGAAGGAACAGCCGCTGCCGAAGCCATGCTGATGCTTTTTCATGCCCGCCCGCGGGCGCAGGTAAAAGCCGGCGCCAATGTTTTTCTGGTTTCCGCAAACCTGTTTCCGCAAACACTGGATGTGCTCAAAACACGGGCCGGTTCCAAAAATATTGATTTGCAGATACTGCCGGACGACGAATTTGAACTTTCTGAAAAAGTGTTTGGCTGCATGGTGCAGTATCCCGACAAAAACGGCCAGATTAATAACTATTCGGTCCTTGTCAGCCGGCTGAAAGAAAAAAATATTCCGTTGGCTGTGGCGGCCGATTTGTTAAGCTTAACCCTGTTGACTCCTCCGGGTGAATGGGGCGCCGATGTGGTTTTTGGCTCGTCACAGCGTTTTGGTGTTCCTATGGGATACGGCGGTCCGCATGCGGCCTATTTTGCCACTACTGAAACCTACAAACGGCAAATCCCGGGACGCATCATCGGTATTTCGAAAGATGCCCGCGGAAAAACCGCTCTGCGGATGGCACTGCAAACCCGCGAACAACATATCAAACGCGAAAAAGCCACGTCCAACATTTGTACGGCACAGGCACTGTTGGCGGTAATGGCCGGATTTTACGGCGTTTACCACGGAAAAGAAGGCCTGATTAAAATAGCCGAAGAGATACATTCTCTCACGGTGGATCTGGCTGCTGCCCTTCAAAAATATGGTTACAACAACCTGAACAGTGCTTATTTCGATACGCTGTATCTCGAAATTCCTTCCGGTGTCAACACGGGACTCATCCGTGCCAAAGCACTCGAAAACCAAATTAATTTCTTTTATGCTGACGACCGGCATCTTGGTATCAGTCTTGATGAAACCACCCGGACGGAAGATGTGGAAAAAATTGTTTCTGTTTTGGCAGATGCTGCCGGTAAACAAAAAGAGCCGGTTTCGTTCGGTAAGCCGGAAATGAATCTGAAAACAGCTCTTCCGGCTCCGTTGCGGCGCACAAGCGATTTTATGACGCATCCGGTCTTTAAAAAATACCGTTCCGAAACACAGATGATGCGTTATCTGAAATCGCTTGAAAACAAAGATCTTGCATTGAACCGCACCATGATTCCGTTGGGTTCCTGTACCATGAAACTGAATGCTGTTTCAGAAATGATGCCGGTGAGTTGGCCTGAGTTTACCGATTTGCATCCGTTTATTCCACAGGGTCAGGCAGCGGGTTATCATGCCGTTATCGAAGATATGGAACGGATTCTGTGCGAGATTACTGGGTTTGATGCCGTTTCATTTATGCCTAACTCGGGTGCTGCCGGCGAATATACCGGGTTGATGATGATTCGTGCTTATCTGCATAGCCGGGGCGAACAGCATCGTAATGTTTGCCTGATTCCGGCTTCGGCTCACGGTACCAATCCTGCCAGCTCAGTCATGGCCGGATTTCAGGTGGTGGTGGTCAAAACCGATGAAAACGGGAATATCGACGTGGATGACCTGAAGCAAAAAGCGGAAAAATACAAAGATACGCTCGGCGCGTTGATGGTAACTTATCCTTCCACGCATGGTGTTTTTGAGGAAGCCATTCGCGAAATTATTGAGATCATCCATTCGCACGGCGGACAGGTTTACATGGACGGTGCCAACATGAATGCCCAGGTTGGGTTGACCAGCCCCGGATTTATCGGTGCCGATGTGTGTCATCTCAATTTGCATAAAACCTTTGGCATTCCTCATGGCGGTGGTGGCCCGGGTGTGGGGCCGGTAGGAGTGGCTGCCCATCTGAAACCTTTTTTGCCTAAACATGTTTTTGTGGAAACCGGTGGTGAAAAAGGAATTCCGGCGGTGTCTTCAGCTCCTTACGGCAGTGCACTGGTGTTGCTGATTTCGTACGGTTATCTGAAAATGCTTGGGAAAACCGGTTTGAAAGAAGCTACAAAAATGGCCATTCTGAATGCCAATTACCTTAAAGATTCGCTAAAGGACGCTTATCCGATTTTATATACGGGAAAAAATGGCCGGGTAGGCCATGAAATGATTCTTGATTGCAAAGCTTTTAGTAAAACGGCCGGCATTGAAGTGATTGACATTGCCAAGCGGCTGATGGATTACGGCTTTCATGCGCCGACAGTGGCATTCCCGGTTCACGGCACATTGATGGTGGAGCCTACCGAAAGCGAACCGCTGGAAGAACTCGACCGTTTTGTGGCTGCGATGAAAGCCATTCGCGAAGAAATTCGTGAAGTAGAAGAAGAAAAAGCTGAGCGGAAAAACAATGTGGTTTCCAATGCTCCACATACGGCTGATATGGTGATTGTTACCGACTATACTTTGCCTTATTCCCGCGAAAAAGCAGTTTTCCCGCTGGATTGGGTTCGCGAGAACAAATATTTCCCGCCGGTGGGCAAAATTGACGATGCTTACGGCGACCGTAATCTCTGTCCCTGCCTGCCGGTAAGCGATTACGAAGGCCCGGTAGTGGAAGTGAAAGAGATGTAA